The Ovis aries strain OAR_USU_Benz2616 breed Rambouillet chromosome 6, ARS-UI_Ramb_v3.0, whole genome shotgun sequence genome includes a window with the following:
- the LOC132659935 gene encoding MLV-related proviral Env polyprotein-like, with the protein MGSVSTPVQPFKIEDPAPAAGPTRLIWTVIWMTVLLCPVTASVNPHQPVKITWTLWNGLTREVLNLTTGIHPPNTWWPDLYFNLKDLIKTTWTAAQTRNFGFWACPGHLKRHNWETCGGLQHYFCWSWSCVTSNDGRWKWEIGNRDLVNFSFVQPYLGPWDQDYQNLFGDYGGWQWKQHWSPIAQVKVMFNQEAAKLERSWVSGLSWGLQLYAEWFEAKPGGILVISQTIEPILVHSIGPNKVEKLGAVTLSTTPHPTSLTLTKPNKDEALAETDPLWKLVKAAYTALNQTHPEATRSCWLCYNVAPPYYEAIGLSASYSLVNASDPSQCQWGDRKVGLTMRQVWGKGLCIGTVPSDKTSLCVNVTRSVNGPLASWMIPHMGGWWVCSRTGLTPCVHESIFDPKEEFCVMVAVVPKIIYRSEETVYDYWAHRSTLNQQERAYRIKREPLTAITIATMFGLGIAGAGTGITALSMQSQGFNSLRAAIDEDITRLEQSISHLESYLTSLSEVVLQNRRGLDLLFLQQGGLCAALGEECCFYADHTGIVRESMAKVREGLAQRKREREAQQGWFESWFQQSPWLTTLISTLLGPLIILLIMLTFHPCIINRLVAFVKERINTVQLFVLRQQYQTVSPGTEEDSSV; encoded by the coding sequence ATGGGAAGCGTCTCTACACCTGTCCAACCCTTTAAAATTGAAGATCCAGCGCCAGCCGCAGGACCGACGAGACTCATCTGGACCGTCATCTGGATGACTGTGTTGCTTTGTCCTGTGACTGCCAGTGTGAACCCCCACCAACCTGTTAAGATCACCTGGACACTCTGGAACGGACTGACTCGAGAGGTACTCAATTTGACCACCGGAATTCACCCCCCTAATACGTGGTGGCCAGATCTGTATTTCAACCTCAAAGACCTTATAAAGACTACTTGGACAGCGGCCCAGACCAGAAACTTTGGATTCTGGGCATGTCCCGGACACCTGAAGAGACATAATTGGGAGACTTGTGGGGGGCTGCAACATTATTTCTGTTGGTCCtggagctgtgtgacctccaaTGATGGGAGATGGAAATGGGAGATCGGGAACCGGGACTTAGTCAATTTCTCGTTTGTCCAGCCCTATCTCGGGCCCTGGGACCAAGATTACCAAAACCTGTTCGGAGATTATGGCGGGTGGCAATGGAAACAGCACTGGAGCCCAATTGCTCAGGTGAAAGTAATGTTCAACCAGGAAGCGGCTAAACTGGAGAGGTCTTGGGTCTCCGGGCTATCATGGGGCCTCCAACTCTACGCTGAGTGGTTTGAAGCAAAGCCTGGGGGAATTCTGGTTATTAGTCAGACAATAGAACCAATATTAGTACACAGTATCGGACCTAATAAGGTAGAGAAATTAGGTGCTGTGACCCTATCAACCACACCCCACCCAACTTCGTTGACTTTAACTAAACCTAACAAGGATGAAGCTCTTGCTGAGACAGACCCGTTGTGGAAATTAGTCAAGGCTGCATACACCGCCTTAAACCAGACTCATCCTGAGGCAACTAGATCCTGTTGGTTATGTTACAACGTAGCTCCCCCATACTATGAAGCCATAGGCCTCAGTGCTTCTTACAGCTTGGTCAACGCCTCAGATCCCTCCCAGTGTCAATGGGGAGACCGCAAGGTAGGACTCACGATGAGGCAGGTATGGGGAAAGGGGCTATGTATAGGCACAGTGCCGTCAGATAAAACCTCCCTATGTGTCAATGTCACAAGATCTGTAAACGGGCCTCTGGCTAGCTGGATGATTCCCCATATGGGAGGATGGTGGGTATGTTCCAGAACCGGGTTGACCCCTTGTGTACATGAGTCAATTTTTGATCCCAAAGAAGAATTCTGTGTCATGGTAGCAGTAGTACCTAAAATAATATACAGGTCGGAAGAAACTGTGTACGACTATTGGGCCCATAGGTCAACCCTCAATCAACAAGAAAGAGCATATAGAATTAAAAGAGAACCCCTTACTGCAATTACTATAGCCACTATGTTTGGCTTAGGGATAGCCGGAGCTGGAACTGGAATTACAGCTTTGTCTATGCAAAGTCAAGGATTTAACTCTTTAAGGGCAGCGATAGATGAAGATATCACCCGACTAGAACAGTCTATAAGTCATTTAGAGTCTTATTTAACTTCCTTGTCTGAAGTAGTTTTGCAAAATAGAAGAGGGCTAGATTTGCTATTTCTACAACAGGGGGGACTTTGTGCCGCCCTGGGAGAGGAATGTTGTTTTTACGCAGACCATACGGGTATAGTTagagaatctatggccaaagtgagaGAGGGGCTAGCCCAGCGTAAACGAGAGCGGGAGGCCCAACAAggatggtttgagtcttggtttcaacaatccccttggctgaCTACTTTAATCTCAACCTTACTAGGACCCTTGATAATCCTTCTAATAATGCTCACGTTCCATCCCTGCATCATCAacagacttgtagcctttgtaaaagAACGTATTAACACAGTGCAGTTGTTTGTGCTAcggcaacaatatcaaactgtatCACCGGGAacagaggaagattcctctgtaTGA
- the LOC114115227 gene encoding LOW QUALITY PROTEIN: uncharacterized protein LOC114115227 (The sequence of the model RefSeq protein was modified relative to this genomic sequence to represent the inferred CDS: inserted 2 bases in 2 codons; deleted 2 bases in 1 codon; substituted 4 bases at 4 genomic stop codons), producing the protein MASAAEEEGPELPSSTVHAFPVRAGPAREGGECTYQYWPFATSDLYNWKTQTPSFSEKPQGLIDLLESILFTHNPTWDDCQQLLQVLFTTEEHERILSEARKNVPGVDGRPTIQPHLIEEGFPLVRPNWDFECVEGRDRLRVYRQTLMAGLRAAARKPTNLAKVNLVRQEPNESPAAFLERIMEAFRQYTPMDPQADESRAAVMLAFVNQAAPDIRRKLQKIERLGEQSLQDLVRAAERVFNHRETLEEREDRIRREDREFRAEENRKNQKELAQIFFAGIENKNRSPKGKKPDSKTEEKPARRKLEKNQCAFCKEFGHWKDKCPKKNLKEGHILYAGEDSDGGGQGSTPLPESWITINVEGKPVGFMVDTGAQYSVLNQRDGPMSKKSSXVQGATGTKRYGWTTKRHVNLGTHQVTHSFLVIPECPAPLLGRDLLSKVNAQIHFGHGQVSVLDGTGHPLQVLSLALKDEYRLYLPEAPATVSPEVQPWVQRYPQAWAETAGMGLARQRPPIVVELKAGATPVRVRQYPMSQETWRGITPHIQRLTDAGVLKRCRSPWNTPLLPIKKPGGTDFRPVQDLREVNKRVSDIHPTVPNPYTLLSSLPPSYVWYTVLDLKDAXFSLPLALACQEIFTFEWLEDSGQTPVQLTWTHLPQGFKNSPTLFNEALDEDLREYRVEHPTIVLLQYVDDLMLAATTEKECQEATGDLLQTLGTLGYRASAKKAQIVKQEFTYLGYKIKQGQRSLTQAMKDTILQIPEPTTPRQVREFLGTVGYCRLWISGFAEKARPLYEGTKENKDWKWTESMKMAFQELRPALLEAPALALPDPSKPFQLSVDEKRGIGKGVLTQKWGPWKRPIAYLSKKLDPVAXGWPPCLQIIAATTLLVHDADKLTYGQKLLVYTPHAIERVLKQPPGKWISNAPLTHYQALLLDTSRIHFQTPCTLNPATLLPNPEIDSPLHDCDEILAGVTAVRKDLTDTPLDNSDLIWFTDGSSYVRDVXRRAGAAIVDDSGQTIWAETLSPDTSAQRAELIALIQALERAKGKRITIFTDSHYAFGTVHIQGPIYRERGFLTAEGKEIRNLPEIRRLLEAVQLPRAVSIVHVPGHQKGDSLTARGNHATDLAARKAADEEYTAPVLAIGLPPPGMGTLPPTPEYSSTDLAWIQEYPNLQQGEDKWYRDSDGYLILPAQLGQLCEHLHSSTHLGEKKTLLLFQTASLXFPQHQTTVKNIVQACKACQQMKPGKRQHAGLRYRGEGPGQHWEIDFTEVRPGKYGYRYLLVLVDTFSGWVEAFPTKGETAMVVAKKILEEIVPRFGLPVTVGSDNGPAFVSQIIQNLARALGTKWKLHCEYSPQSSGXVERMNRTLKETLTKLVMETGGDWVTLLPFALFRARNTPYQLNLTPFEILHGRHPPVCPKFEGKKFPLPTLGQFQEALMALGKVHSRVWKLLREVHEGQGEGISPSHNIGPRDWVWVKRHHARALEPRWKGPYVVLLTTPTALKVDGIGPWVHCNHVRPATSAEQED; encoded by the exons ATGGCTAGCGCAGCGGAGGAGGAAGGCCCGGAATTGCCCTCCTCCACTGTTCACGCATTTCCGGTCcgggcggggccagccagagagggtggggaATGCACATATCAGTACTGGCCTTTTGctactagtgatttgtacaattggaaaacccaAACCccctctttctctgagaaacctcagggtcttattgatcttttagaatcTATCCTCTTTACTCACaaccccacttgggatgattgccAACAACTGCTACAAGTACTTTTCACTACAGAAGAGCATGAACGGATCCTGTCAGAAGCCCGGAAAAATGTGCCGGGGGtagatgggaggcccacaatacagcctcaCCTCATTGAagaggggttccccttggtgcgacccaatTGGGACTTCGAATGCGTTGAAGGTAGGGACCGTCTCCGAGTATACCGTCAGACCctcatggctggccttagagcggccgccagaaaaccaactaatttggccaaggTAAATTTGGTGAGgcaagagccaaatgagagcccggcagccttccttgaaaggataatggaagcttttagacagtatacccccaTGGACCCCCAGGCAGATGAGTCTAGGGCAGCAGTCATGCTAGCATTTGTAAATCAGGCAGCCCCCGATATTAGgagaaagttacaaaagatagagaggctcGGTGAACAGTCCCTACAAGATTTagtgagggcagcagagagggtttttaatcatagagagaccctggaagaaagagaggaccgcattagaagggaagacagagaatttagggctgaagaaaaccgtaaaaatcaaaaGGAGCTGGCTCAGATATTTTTCGCTgggattgaaaacaaaaatagatccCCAAAAGGGAAAAAGCCAGATTCAAAAACTGAGGAGAAACCTGCAAGGCGCAAGCTTGAAAAGAACCAATGtgcgttttgtaaagagtttggacattggaaagataaatgccccaagaaaaacctaaaagaggG tcatatcctctacgcaGGAGAGGATAGTGAC GGGGGGGGTCAAGGCTCGacgcccctccccgagtcctggataactataaatgtggaggggaaaccggttggctttATGGTAGACACGGGAgctcaatactcagtcttaaaccaaagagATGGGCCtatgtctaagaaaagtagctgagtacagggagcaaccgggactaagcgatatggatggactacaaaacggcatgtgaaTTTGGGGACCCACCAAGTAACTCATTCCTTTCTGGTGATACCCGAGTGCCCAGCGCCCTTGCTGGGaagagatttactgtctaaagtgaaTGCCCAAATCCATTTTGGCCATGGACAAGTGTCAGTTTTAGATGGAACCGGGCACCCTCTACAGGTTCTGTCTCTGGCATTGAAGGATGAATACAGACtgtacttgccagaggccccagcaacAGTAAGTCCTGAAGTACagccatgggttcaaagataccctcaggcctgggctgaaacagcaggaatgggaTTGGCCAGACAGAGACCCCCTATTGTTGTGGAGTTAAAAGCGGGTGCCACACCAGTGAGGGTACGGCAATATCCCATGAGTCAAGAAACCTGGCGAGGAATCACTCCTCACATACAACGCCTCACAGACGCTGGGGTCTTAAAGAgatgccggtccccatggaacacccCCCTGCTTCCCATAAagaagcctgggggaactgattttagaccagtTCAAGACCTGCGAGAGGTCAACAAGCGGGTGAGTGACATCCATCCtacggttcctaacccttatacattgctaagcagtTTGCCACCAAGCTACGTATGgtatactgttttagatttaaaagatg ttttcagTCTGCCTCTCGCCCTGGCGTGCCAAGAAATCTTCACCTTCGAATGGCTAGAAGACAGTGGACAGACTCCTGTGCAGCTGACGTGGACTCACCTACCACAGGGGTTTAAGAACTCACCCACGTTGTTTAACGAGGCCTTAGATGAAGACCTCCGTGAGTAccgggttgaacaccctaccattgttttattacaatatgttgatgaccttatgctggcggcgactacagaaaaagagtgccaggaggcaacaggtgaccttctccaaacccttgggactttaggttacagggctagtgccaaaaaggcccagatcgTCAAGCAAGAGTTTACATACCTTGGTTacaagataaaacagggccagaggtcgctaacacaggctatgaaagacACCATCCTTCAGATCCCTGAACCTACCACTCCTAGGCAAGTGAGAGAGTTTCTGGGAACTGTAGGATATTGCCGATTGTGGATCTCGGGGTTTGCAGAAAAAGCCAGGCCCTTatatgaagggaccaaagaaaacaaagactggaAGTGGACTGAATCAATGAAAATGGCTTTTCAGGAGCTCAGGCCTGCCTTGCTGGAAGCTCCTGCCCTGGCCCTTCCTGACCCATCTAAGCCGTTCCAATTATCTGTGGATGAAAAGCGagggataggaaaaggggtactaacacagaaaTGGGGACCTTGGAAGCGTCCCATAGCCTACCTTTCAAAGAAATTAGACCCAGTGG CTGGGTGGCCACCTTGCCTCCAAATTATTGCAGCCACCACGCTTCTAGTCCATGATGCTGATAAGCTGACTTATGGCCAGAAACTCTTGGTTTACACTCCTCATGCTATAGAGAGAGTCCTGAAACAACCTCCGGGCAAATGGATTTCCAATGCCCCCTTAAcacactaccaggccttgctgcTCGACACCTCCCGGATTCATTTTCAAACACCCTGCACTCTAAACCCAgctactcttttgcccaatccagaAATAGATAGCCCCCTCCACGATTGTGACGAGATACTAGCCGGAGTAACAGCAGTACGAAAGGACTTAACAGACAcgccactggataacagtgaccTAATATGGTTCACAGATGGAAGCAGTTATGTTAGAGATGTATAGAGACGGGCAGGAGCCGCaatagtagatgactctggacagacgatatgggcagagACTCTTTCCCCAGACACCTCAGCCCAAagagcagagttaattgccctgattcaagcattagagagagctaaaggtaaaagaataactattttcactgacagtcactatgcttttggcacggtacacattCAGGGCCCGATTTATCGGGAACGGGGGTTTTtaacagctgaaggaaaagagatCAGAAACTTACCAGAAATCCGTCGACTTCTGGAAGCTGTGCAGTTGCCTCGAGCTGTATCAATAGTACATGTACCTGGACATCAAAAGGGGGACAGCCTCACAGCCCGAGGAAATCATGCCACTGATTTGGCGGCTCGGAAGGCGGCTGACGAAGAGTACACCGCTCCAGTGCTGGCAATCGGACTTCCGCCCCCAGGTATGGGAActttgcccccaacccctgagtattcgtCCACAGACCTGGCCTGGATCCAGGAATATCCCAACCTCCAACAAGGAGAGGATAAATGGTACCGGGACTCCGATGGCTACTTGATACTTCCTGCTCAGTTGGGACAACTGTGTGAACATCTGCACTCATCTACTcatctgggagagaaaaagactctgctgcttTTTCAAACCGCGAGCCTATGATTTCCCCAGCACCAAACAACCGTAAAAAACATAGTACAAGCTTGTAAGGCATGCCAACAGATGAAGCCAGGAAAGAGGCAACacgcaggactgaggtatcgagGGGAAGGCCCAGGACAGCATTGGGAGATAGATTTTactgaggtaaggccaggcaagtatggttaccgcTACTTGCTAGTGTTggtagataccttctcagggtgggtagagGCTTTTCCTACTAAGGGAGAAACTGCAATGGTAGTGgctaaaaagattttagaagagatagtacccaggtttggcctgccagtgaccgTTGGCTCTGATAATGGCCCTGCTTTTGTGAGCCAAATAATACAGAACCTTGCCCGGGCTCTAGGAACTAAGTGGAaattacattgtgaatacagcCCACAGAGCTCGGGGTAAGTTGAAAGAATGAATCggaccctaaaagaaactttaactaaattggttatggagactggcggggactgggtgactctccttcccttcgccctTTTTCGTgcgcgtaatactccttatcagcTCAATTtgaccccatttgaaattctgCATGGGCGCCACCCTCCTGTATGTCCAAAATTTGAAGGGAAAAAGTTTCCACTTCCCACCTTGGGACAATTCCAGGAGGCTTTGATGGCTTTGGGCAAAGTACACTCTCGCGTCTGGAAACTACTCCGAGAGGTACATGAGGGTCAAGGTGAGGGAATTAGCCCCTCACATAACATTGGCCCCAGGGACTGGgtgtgggtcaaaaggcaccacgCCAGGGCACTGGAACCCAGATGGAaaggtccttatgttgttcttcttaccaccccaactgccttGAAGGTCGACGGTATCGGGCCCTGGGTGCATTGCAATCACGTACGCCCAGCTACTTCAGCCGAACAAGAAGAC